CCGAAGTGCTCGCGGGCGAGGGTCGGCAGGGTGTCGGCGAACGCGTCGAACATGAAGCGGTGGTATTCGCCGCTCGCCAACTGCTCGAAGAACGCGCCGTCACCCGTGTCCGGGTGGCCGATGAATCCGTCGAGGGACGCGGCGACGTAGTAGGTCAGCTTGCGCAAGCGGGTCAGCCCTTCAGCCGGGAGTAGGTGAGTACGACGGTGCCGTTCTCGAACGAGCGGGTGGAGTCGAGCGAGAAGGAGTGCACGCCGAACTCCGCGGTGAAGACCCGGATTCCGTCGCCGAGGACGACGGGGTAGACCTTCAGGACGAGTTCGTCGATCTCGTCGAGGAGCTGGCCCGCGATCTCCGCGCCGCCGCCGAGGTAGATGCCGAGTCCGGCCTCCTCGACCTTCAACTCCCTTACCTTTTCGGCCAGATCACCCGAGATGAGCTCGACCGCCGGGTCGGGGGACGCGGCCAGACTGCGGGAGACGACGTACTGGCGCAGATGCGCGTACGGGCTGGTGATGCCGATGTCGAGAGCGGCCTGGTAGGTGGTGCGGCCCTGGATCATCGTGTCGAAGTGCGTATTGGGCGCCTCGTCGGCACCGAGCGCGGTGCGGACGTGCGTGGGCAGGCACTCCGGGTACGCACCGACCAGGAAGTCGTTCAGGAACTCCTCACTGACCGGGTAGGCGTCGATCGCGTGGTCCGGCGCGGCGATGAAGCCGTCGAGGGACATTCCGACGAAGTACGTGAGCTTTCGCAAGCGGGGTCCTTTTCGGGGTGGGGGTGTGCTTTCTGGCTCGCCGCCAGAACCACGACAGCTATAGTGCTTCAGGTGTAGTGGTTGCGCAAGCCTTTTACGGCGCCAGATGTGAGAAGGACGAGACCCCATGGCCAAGAACCCC
This is a stretch of genomic DNA from Streptomyces sp. NBC_00237. It encodes these proteins:
- a CDS encoding dihydrofolate reductase family protein, which codes for MRKLTYFVGMSLDGFIAAPDHAIDAYPVSEEFLNDFLVGAYPECLPTHVRTALGADEAPNTHFDTMIQGRTTYQAALDIGITSPYAHLRQYVVSRSLAASPDPAVELISGDLAEKVRELKVEEAGLGIYLGGGAEIAGQLLDEIDELVLKVYPVVLGDGIRVFTAEFGVHSFSLDSTRSFENGTVVLTYSRLKG